A genome region from Setaria italica strain Yugu1 chromosome III, Setaria_italica_v2.0, whole genome shotgun sequence includes the following:
- the LOC101781187 gene encoding extra-large guanine nucleotide-binding protein 1 — protein MLQKAATPPLPCSAFPSPPRVSHPHASPGTLAVSSPPLQPSPAMAAAAGAGAGATDYSFAAEYDGPPLPYSLPRAIPLDLSRIPLAALSSSPPASPSASSSPLPVVRPLTPSSFCSAIHGHAHPAPRSAAPAPAAGGAVVDSPTSVIENHHAAAHHSAELPSSPTDDEGAGDGDGGPQALPPKPRHQTAVTFAETSGSLLQSSDDEGEYEDEDEEDDDATAGEARPRAAAGQSSGSLSPAHWRGGRSRGCYRCGKGGGFWGRDKESCLACGARYCAGCVLRAMGSMPEGRKCLDCIGRPVAESRRDALGRGSRVLRRLLSAAEVELVMRSERECVANQLRADDVYVNGSRLSPEELVVLQGCPCPPSRLRPGFYWYDKVSGFWGKEGHKPHCIISANLNVGGSLDQKASNGNTGILINGREITKSELQMLKLAGVQCAGKPHFWVNADGTYQEEGQKTVKGKIWDKPIVKLLSPVLSLPTPNKAANQCGGEAVHMVNRPIPDYLEQRTVQKLLLVGSGASTILKQAKFLYKNKPFSADEREDLKLIIQSNIYNYLGILLEGRERFEDEDLADRRRNSQRDTSSSGCGESGSCDEVTEYSLIPRLKAFSDWILKAMALGNLEDIFPAASREYAPLVEELWKDRAIQATYKRRSELPFLPPAANYFLDKAVDISRTEYELSDMDILYADGITSSDGLASTEFSFPHMSLGGQGADEPDPQDTLLRYQLIRINSRGLHENCKWLQMFDDVRLVIFCVAASDYDEYYEDANGTIVNKMIESRQLFESIALHPTFEQMGFLLLLTKFDLLEQKISSSPLTSCHWFDDFTPLISSSLLNGSSRSTRSGSQTSSTLPQMAAHYMATKFKRLFDSLTGRKLYVSYVNTLDQESIRSAIRYGREIIKWEEEKPVFGASETVYSEEPSSFTH, from the exons ATGCTCCAAAAAGCAGctactcctcccctcccctgctCTGCTTTCCCCTCCCCGCCTAGGGTTTCCCACCCCCATGCCTCTCCCGGAACCCTAGCCGTCTCCTCCCCGCCGCTGCAGCCGTctccggccatggccgccgccgccggcgccggggccggggccacCGACTACTCCTTCGCGGCGGAGTACGACGGCCCGCCGCTCCCCTACTCGCTCCCGCGCGCCATCCCGCTCGACCTCTCCCGCATCCCGCTCGCCGCgctctcctcctcgccgccggcctccccctccgcctcctcgtccccgcTCCCCGTCGTCCGCCCGCTCACCCCGTCCTCCTTCTGCTCCGCTATCCACGGGCACGCCCACCCCGCGCCAcgctccgccgcccccgcccccgctgCGGGGGGAGCGGTGGTGGACTCCCCCACCTCCGTCATCGAGAACCACCACGCCGCGGCGCACCACTCCGCCGAGCTCCCATCCTCCCCCACCGACGAcgagggcgccggcgacggcgacggcgggcccCAGGCGCTGCCGCCGAAGCCCCGCCACCAGACCGCGGTCACCTTTGCCGAGACCAGCGGCTCACTCCTCCAATCCTCTGACGACGAGGGCGAGtacgaggatgaggatgaggaggacgatgaTGCCACCGCAGGGGAGGCCCGGCCCCGCGCTGCTGCCGGCCAGTCGAGCGGCTCCCTCTCCCCGGCGCACTGGAGGGGCGGCAGGTCCCGCGGCTGCTACAGGTGCGGGAAGGGGGGCGGCTTCTGGGGCCGCGACAAGGAGTCGTGCCTCGCCTGCGGGGCGCGGTACTGCGCGGGGTGCGTGCTCCGGGCGATGGGCTCCATGCCGGAGGGGCGCAAGTGCCTGGACTGCATCGGCCGGCCCGTGGCCGAGTCCAGACGGGACGCGCTGGGGCGAGGCTCGCGCGTGCTCCGGCGGCTCCTcagcgcggcggaggtggagctggTCATGAGGAGCGAGCGGGAGTGCGTGGCGAACCAGCTGCGGGCGGACGACGTGTACGTCAACGGGTCAAGGCTGTCGCCGGAGGAGCTCGTGGTGCTGCAGGGGTGCCCGTGCCCGCCGTCCAGGCTCCGGCCTGGGTTCTATTGGTACGACAAGGTGTCCGGCTTCTGGGGGAAG GAGGGACACAAGCCCCATTGCATAATCAGCGCTAATCTCAATGTTGGAGGTTCGCTAGATCAAAAAGCAAGCAATGGAAACACCGGGATATTGATTAATGGACGAGAGATTACAAAATCTGAACTGCAAATGCTTAAG TTGGCTGGAGTACAATGTGCTGGGAAACCTCATTTTTGGGTGAATGCTGATGGGACTTACCAAGAGGAAGGCCAAAAAACTGTTAAAGGGAAGATCTGGGATAAG CCTATAGTGAAGCTTCTTAGTCCTGTCCTGTCATTGCCAACACCTAACAAAGCCGCTAATCAATGTGGTGGAGAAGCTGTTCACATGGTAAATCGACCCATTCCTGACTACCTGGAGCAAAGGACAGTCCAGAAGCTTTTGTTGGTTGGGTCAGGGGCAAGCACCATACTCAAACAG GCCAAGTTCTTGTACAAGAACAAACCATTTTCTGCGGATGAGCGTGAAGATCTGAAACTTATCATACAAAGCAACATATACAACTACCTTGGTATATTACTTGAAGGCCGTGAGCGGTTTGAAGATGAAGATTTAGCTGATAGAAGAAGAAACAGTCAGCGTGACACTTCTAGCTCTG GCTGTGGTGAATCTGGGTCCTGTGATGAAGTTACTGAATACTCCCTTATTCCACGCTTGAAAGCATTCTCTGATTGGATTCTTAAGGCAATGGCTTTAGGTAATCTTGAAGACATCTTCCCTGCAGCTAGTCGTGAATATGCACCACTTGTTGAGGAACTATGGAAAGATCGTGCTATTCAAGCCACATATAAACGAAGAAGTGAACTGCCATTCCTTCCACCTGCTGCCAATTATTTTCTTGACAAG GCTGTTGATATTTCTCGAACAGAATATGAGCTCTCTGATATGGATATACTGTATGCTGATGGGATTACATCCTCGGATGGGCTAGCATCAACAGAATTCTCTTTCCCACATATGTCTTTGGGTGGACAGGGTGCTGACGAGCCTGATCCACAGGACACCTTGCTAAG GTACCAGCTAATCAGAATAAACAGCAGAGGTTTGCATGAGAACTGCAAATGGCTGCAAATGTTTGATGATGTGAGGCTTGTTATCTTCTGTGTTGCTGCTAGCGACTATGATGAGTACTATGAGGATGCCAATGGTACCATTGTCAACAAGATGATAGAGAGCAGACAGCTGTTTGAGAGCATCGCCCTTCATCCAACGTTTGAGCAAATGGGTTTCCTCCTACTCCTCACCAAGTTTGATCTCCTAGAGCAGAAGATTAGCAGCTCCCCGCTAACCTCATGCCATTGGTTCGACGACTTCACTCCCCTGATCAGTAGCAGCCTGCTCaacggcagcagcaggagcaccCGCAGCGGCAGCCAGACCAGCTCGACGCTGCCCCAGATGGCTGCACACTACATGGCGACGAAGTTCAAGAGGCTGTTCGACTCCCTCACCGGGCGGAAGCTCTACGTGTCGTATGTGAACACGCTGGACCAGGAGTCGATCCGGTCGGCGATCCGCTATGGCCGGGAGATCATCAAGTGGGAGGAAGAGAAGCCCGTGTTCGGCGCGAGTGAGACTGTTTACAGCGAGGAGCCAAGCTCCTTCACCCATTGA
- the LOC101780783 gene encoding uncharacterized protein LOC101780783 — translation MSSTAAPSLANLWLGVGELAAAVQGTWQAAAAGHGGPRQRQRKLGGEKTTTSAVQGAAAAGDGDVGRCGGAMSDTTLYLLLDRFSPS, via the coding sequence ATGtcttcgacggcggcgcccaGCCTGGCCAACCTGtggctcggcgtcggcgagctcgccgcggcggtgcAGGGGAcgtggcaggcggcggcggccggccacgGCGGCCCGCGGCAGCGGCAGAGGAAGCTCGGAGGAGAGAAGACGACGACCTCGGCGGTGCAGggagccgccgcggccggggacggggacgtcgggaggtgcggcggcgccaTGTCCGACACCACGCTCTACCTGCTGCTAGACCGGTTCTCGCCCAGCTGA